One Diadema setosum chromosome 8, eeDiaSeto1, whole genome shotgun sequence genomic window carries:
- the LOC140231785 gene encoding uncharacterized protein has translation MRSYGISLFVALLCGITHAQECDPNPCQNGADCALSDGSPFCLCPGDGNDFYQGETCQERLNGDGCSQSFYTKSGTLTSPSYPNNYGDGLNCNHLIGYPGGRKVRISFNGPINIEPAKDELAIGSGSTVDFNAAIVSYTGVYNPPPADFEIVSDLIFANFFTDRNNPFNYTGFSLSWLFDGDECDPFPCSPGEECIDLEYDFMCIDIDECASDPCLNGGTCQNNANAFACVCPEGYSGERCQDIIDPCLSDPCQNLGICQSDQLDFTCLCVNGWTGLTCEEDFDECSSDPCVNGVCNNGRNMYTCTCDPGWTGINCNTDILECASGPCENGATCFEGTDAYACVCAAGFTGVRCQTNIDECGSSPCQNGAGCVDGINGYTCSCLPGFEGTHCENDIDECASDPCLNGATCMDLINSYSCACAAGYTGTICETNINECESNPCANGVCADGVNMYTCTCNPGWTGVNCDIDINECLANGGVNPCQNGGTCLNEQNMYRCLCRDGYTGVNCETNIDECASSPCVNLGTCMDGVNFYTCVCLPGFEGTNCGINIDECASNPCLNGGTCADEIDGYTCSCPTGYQGDRCQFDVPDCTDTTCLNDGVCQDLTNAFLCVCTPGWTGTRCENSVDECASSPCQNGGTCLDQHLSYVCSCAAGYTGTNCQQDINECQSNPCLNGGNCINGINMYECECPLGWSGDNCEIDLDECASDPCLNGGSCLDRPDYAFQCFCRPGWTGDVCDQDVDECSSNPCLQGATCVNGQNMYTCICAPGFTGTNCAEDINECANQLCSGRGQCNDLINGFSCTCEPGYEGTECEIEIDRCATNPCQNSGFCNNFRTFYTCTCQPGWEGINCQINTDDCLGEPCNNEGVCSDLVNGFSCACTAGWTGTLCDISINECASNPCSNGGFCIDQVNRYECICANGFTGTHCETQIDQCQVQPCQNSGNCINRVTYFNCDCAPGYTEFDCSVEIDECRDNPCRNGGNCTDLTADFSCACAPGYTGKTCNGNINECLSAPCQNGGRCFDVVNGYNCQCLPGFTGTHCETDIDECASSPCLNGGTCTDKVNGYACACTVDWTGVHCETSLSECRSDPCENNGTCVEGDNSFSCICASGWTGVTCAEDFDECHSSPCQNGGTCINGANEYTCRCTDIWTGPRCELSVNECASNPCGNNGTCQDKIGGYTCFCTSGWTGPHCLVDINECDSDPCQNGGACNNLQNGYQCVCLPGFTGLECQINIDECASNPCVNGECMDEINGFNCDCRSGWTGDLCDEDIDECSSQPCLNGGTCDNLENRFQCRCLTGFSGERCQIEGDDCSGDPCLNGGTCTDGDNTFTCECAAGFTGIRCETNINDCEQNPCQNGGICVDMVNGFSCICLSGWTGDLCDTEINECDSNPCVYGDCVDAVNSFTCSCSPGYRGILCDENINECASNPCLNGGSCIDEVNGFICQCPVEWGGDRCELAGSCSRNYTLTADRQLTLSSPNYPANYDNNRYCLWYVTTPPGSHILVSFDAMGTEINYDHVSVGNGLDVSDLGSRVVYASGFELPPSFLTTDNLVWTLFTSDGSKTEAGFRVTYTVVDDADLVDECTSNPCLNGGTCVNGVNRFDCLCDRYYTGILCETVIEINFCASSPCPENTQCFSDLSGFTCLCPEGFVDDACLVVNVAESGPCDDSPCANGGTCQVNGDDFQCTCAEGWTGERCNIDINECLSQPCFNGGTCINGQGMYQCECCDIFSGDRCEISAGETICDTNPCKNGGMCVPPQDNGIQYTCICEDGYIGSDCEVDVDECASGPCLNGYSCTDEINGYSCDCDTALMGPDCRGTNLACRSLPCANGGVCMEPTRGSYQCICPSGWTGDDCRTADDTALRCSSGIQCENGGTCIKQNGVSQCVCLKGFTGALCSTREDPCVAHKCQNNASCTAISEIAYECNCDASRYSGLYCEQEIDHCASNPCQNGGLCVNNGASYGCTCTTDTIGTNCETLVIRPTSAPQLGTIEENWVIIFAILGVLAFILLIILLLACCYFCRREDEYKS, from the exons ATGGCGATGGGTGCTCGCAGAGTTTCTACACCAAGAGTGGCACGCTGACATCGCCAAGTTATCCAAATAATTACGGAGACGGTCTGAACTGCAATCATCTCATCGGTTATCCGGGAGGGAGAAAG GTCCGAATTTCTTTTAATGGACCAATCAATATCGAGCCCGCAAAGGACGAACTGGCCATCGGCTCTGGCTCCACCGTGGATTTCAACGCGGCAATTGTATCTTATACGGGGGTTTACAACCCACCACCTGCCGACTTTGAGATCGTTTCCGACTTGATTTTTGCGAATTTCTTCACGGACAGGAATAACCCGTTTAACTACACTGGTTTCTCTCTGTCGTGGCTGTTTG ATGGTGATGAATGCGACCCTTTTCCGTGCTCTCCTGGAGAGGAATGCATTGATCTAGAATACGATTTCATGTGCATTG ACATCGACGAGTGCGCCAGTGACCCTTGCCTCAATGGTGGCACGTGTCAAAACAACGCCAATGCCTTCGCATGTGTCTGCCCAGAGGGATATTCTGGGGAAAGATGCCAGGACA TCATAGACCCCTGTCTTAGTGACCCTTGCCAAAACCTTGGCATCTGTCAATCTGACCAGCTTGATTTCACCTGTTTGTGCGTCAACGGGTGGACAGGGCTGACATGCGAAGAAG ATTTCGACGAATGCTCAAGTGATCCCTGCGTCAACGGAGTTTGTAATAATGGCCGCAATATGTATACTTGTACCTGTGATCCTGGGTGGACCGGTATCAACTGCAACACTG ATATTCTGGAGTGCGCATCGGGACCGTGCGAGAATGGAGCAACATGCTTCGAAGGAACGGATGCCTATGCTTGCGTGTGTGCCGCAGGATTTACAGGGGTACGCTGCCAAACAA ACATTGATGAATGTGGCAGTTCACCTTGCCAAAACGGTGCTGGCTGCGTGGATGGTATCAATGGGTACACTTGTTCCTGTCTGCCAGGTTTCGAAGGGACACATTGTGAAAACG ATATCGACGAATGTGCAAGTGACCCCTGTCTGAATGGTGCCACTTGCATGGACCTAATCAACAGTTATTCCTGCGCCTGCGCAGCTGGTTACACTGGCACCATTTGTGAAACAA ATATCAACGAATGTGAGTCTAACCCATGTGCCAACGGAGTATGCGCAGATGGCGTTAACATGTACACCTGCACCTGCAACCCGGGATGGACAGGAGTGAACTGCGACATCG ATATCAACGAGTGTCTCGCCAACGGAGGAGTAAACCCATGCCAAAATGGAGGTACATGCTTAAATGAGCAAAACATGTACAGGTGTCTATGTCGTGACGGTTACACAGGCGTTAACTGCGAAACAA ATATCGATGAATGCGCTTCCTCACCATGTGTTAACTTGGGAACGTGTATGGACGGAGTGAACTTCTACACTTGTGTTTGTCTTCCTGGCTTCGAAGGCACCAACTGTGGCATTA ACATTGATGAGTGTGCATCTAATCCATGTCTGAATGGCGGAACCTGCGCAGACGAGATCGATGGGTACACCTGTTCCTGCCCTACCGGTTACCAAGGCGACAGATGTCAATTTG ACGTACCGGACTGTACAGACACCACATGTCTTAATGATGGAGTCTGCCAGGACCTCACGAACGCATTCCTGTGTGTCTGCACCCCAGGCTGGACGGGAACCCGGTGTGAAAACT CTGTGGATGAGTGCGCCTCGTCCCCGTGTCAAAATGGTGGAACGTGTTTGGATCAACACTTGTCCTACGTTTGCTCCTGCGCCGCTGGATACACAGGCACAAACTGCCAGCAAG ACATCAATGAATGCCAGAGCAATCCGTGCCTGAATGGAGGAAACTGCATCAATGGCATCAACATGTATGAATGTGAATGTCCCTTGGGATGGAGCGGTGACAACTGTGAGATAG ATCTAGACGAGTGTGCTAGCGACCCTTGCCTTAACGGAGGAAGCTGTCTCGACAGGCCTGACTATGCATTCCAATGCTTCTGCCGGCCGGGCTGGACAGGCGATGTGTGTGACCAAG ATGTGGACGAGTGTTCATCCAATCCATGTCTCCAGGGCGCCACCTGCgtcaatggacagaatatgtacacttgtatCTGCGCACCTGGCTTCACAGGGACCAACTGCGCAGAAG ATATCAATGAGTGCGCCAATCAGCTGTGTAGCGGACGGGGCCAGTGCAATGATCTCATCAATGGCTTCTCCTGCACTTGTGAGCCCGGATACGAAGGCACAGAGTGTGAAATTG AGATCGACAGGTGCGCGACGAATCCGTGCCAGAACAGCGGGTTCTGCAACAATTTCCGCACCTTCTACACGTGTACATGCCAACCCGGTTGGGAGGGTATCAACTGCCAAATAA ATACGGACGACTGTCTCGGCGAACCATGCAACAATGAGGGTGTCTGCTCAGATCTGGTCAATGGCTTTTCTTGTGCATGTACAGCCGGCTGGACAGGCACACTGTGTGACATCA GTATCAACGAGTGTGCCAGCAATCCTTGTAGTAACGGCGGCTTCTGCATAGACCAAGTCAATCGATACGAATGTATCTGCGCCAACGGGTTCACAGGGACTCACTGTGAGACAC aGATCGACCAGTGCCAGGTACAGCCGTGTCAGAACAGCGGTAACTGCATAAACCGCGTAACCTACTTCAATTGTGACTGCGCGCCCGGATACACGGAATTTGACTGCAGCGTGg AGATCGATGAATGTCGAGACAACCCTTGTCGAAACGGAGGAAACTGCACAGATCTGACAGCTGATTTCAGCTGCGCCTGCGCGCCCGGATATACGGGAAAGACATGCAATGGCA ATATCAACGAGTGCCTAAGTGCTCCCTGTCAAAACGGAGGACGTTGCTTTGATGTCGTCAACGGATATAACTGCCAGTGTCTCCCGGGATTTACTGGAACTCACTGTGAGACCG ACATCGATGAGTGTGCTAGCAGCCCCTGTCTTAATGGAGGTACCTGCACGGATAAGGTGAACGGATATGCGTGTGCGTGCACAGTCGACTGGACCGGCGTCCACTGCGAGACAA gtCTGAGTGAATGTAGGAGCGACCCATGCGAAAACAATGGAACCTGTGTGGAGGgagacaattcattttcatgcatCTGCGCTTCGGGATGGACCGGCGTAACTTGCGCAGAAG ATTTTGATGAGTGTCACAGTTCCCCTTGCCAAAACGGAGGGACTTGCATAAATGGAGCAAACGAATACACATGCCGCTGTACTGATATCTGGACTGGACCACGATGCGAATTAT CTGTAAATGAGTGTGCCAGCAATCCATGTGGGAATAATGGTACTTGCCAAGATAAGATCGGAGGATACACGTGTTTCTGCACTTCAGGCTGGACTGGACCTCACTGCCTTGTTG ACATTAACGAATGCGACAGCGACCCATGCCAAAACGGTGGGGCGTGTAACAACCTGCAGAACGGCTACCAGTGTGTCTGTCTTCCAGGCTTCACCGGTTTGGAGTGCCAAATCA ACATTGACGAATGTGCCAGCAACCCTTGTGTAAACGGGGAATGTATGGACGAAATCAATGGATTCAACTGCGACTGCAGGTCTGGTTGGACTGGAGACCTTTGCGACGAAG ATATTGACGAGTGTTCCAGTCAACCCTGCCTGAACGGTGGGACGTGTGACAACCTGGAGAATCGCTTCCAGTGTCGCTGTTTGACCGGGTTTTCCGGGGAGAGGTGCCAGATTG AGGGCGATGACTGCTCCGGTGACCCGTGTCTCAATGGAGGAACCTGCACTGATGGAGACAATACTTTTACGTGTGAATGTGCAGCGGGTTTCACGGGAATACGATGTGAAACAA ATATCAACGACTGTGAACAGAATCCTTGTCAGAATGGAGGAATATGCGTTGACATGGTGAACGGATTCTCTTGCATCTGTTTATCAGGCTGGACTGGGGATCTCTGTGATACAG AAATCAACGAATGCGACAGCAACCCATGCGTTTATGGTGACTGCGTTGATGCTGTTAACAGTTTCACCTGCTCCTGTTCCCCTGGTTACCGAGGAATCCTTTGTGATGAGA ACATCAACGAATGTGCGAGCAACCCCTGTCTAAACGGAGGCTCCTGCATAGACGAAGTCAATGGTTTCATCTGTCAGTGCCCCGTGGAGTGGGGTGGCGACCGATGTGAACTCG CTGGCAGCTGCAGTCGAAACTACACCCTCACTGCCGACCGTCAACTCACCCTGAGCTCTCCTAACTACCCGGCCAACTACGACAACAATCGCTACTGCCTGTGGTACGTTACCACTCCTCCAGGCAGCCACATCCTCGTCTCCTTCGACGCAATGGGCACCGAAATCAACTACGACCACGTGTCCGTTGGCAACGGGTTGGACGTCAGTGATCTCGGCTCGCGCGTGGTGTACGCGTCGGGCTTCGAGTTGCCTCCTTCTTTCCTAACGACAGACAACCTGGTGTGGACGCTGTTTACTTCGGACGGGAGCAAAACGGAGGCCGGCTTTAGAGTCACCTACACGGTCGTTGACGATGCCG ATCTTGTTGACGAATGCACCAGTAACCCGTGTCTGAATGGAGGAACCTGTGTCAACGGTGTCAACCGCTTTGACTGTCTGTGCGATCGATATTACACCGGAATCTTGTGCGAAACTGTAATCG AGATCAACTTTTGTGCCAGCAGCCCGTGTCCGGAGAATACCCAGTGTTTCAGCGATCTAAGCGGGTTTACCTGTCTCTGTCCAGAGGGCTTCGTAGATGATGCGTGTTTGGTCGTTA ACGTAGCTGAAAGTGGTCCTTGCGACGACTCTCCGTGCGCCAATGGAGGAACTTGCCAGGTGAACGGTGACGATTTTCAATGCACATGCGCCGAAGGGTGGACAGGCGAACGTTGCAATATTG ATATCAACGAGTGTTTGAGTCAGCCGTGCTTCAACGGTGGAACGTGCATCAATGGCCAGGGGATGTACCAGTGTGAATGTTGTGATATCTTTAGCGGCGATCGCTGCGAAATCA GTGCCGGCGAGACTATCTGCGACACCAACCCGTGTAAGAATGGCGGAATGTGTGTACCGCCACAGGACAACGGCATTCAGTACACTTGTATCTGCGAGGATGGCTACATTGGCTCTGACTGCGAAGTCG ATGTTGACGAATGTGCAAGCGGTCCCTGTCTGAATGGCTATTCCTGCACTGATGAGATTAACGGATACTCGTGCGACTGCGATACCGCCCTCATGGGCCCGGACTGCAGAGGAA CCAATCTGGCATGTAGGAGCTTGCCCTGTGCCAACGGAGGAGTGTGCATGGAACCGACTCGGGGGAGTTACCAGTGCATTTGCCCCTCAGGATGGACGGGCGACGACTGTAGAACGG CCGACGACACTGCCCTGCGGTGCTCGTCTGGTATTCAATGTGAGAACGGTGGTACCTGTATCAAGCAAAATGGCGTCTCGCAATGTGTTTGTCTCAAGGGATTCACCGGAGCCCTGTGTTCGACAC GGGAAGATCCATGCGTTGCACACAAATGTCAGAACAATGCGTCATGTACAGCCATCTCCGAGATAGCCTACGAGTGCAACTGCGATGCAAGTCGCTACAGTGGCTTGTACTGCGAACAAG AAATTGACCACTGTGCGTCCAACCCCTGTCAGAATGGCGGTCTGTGTGTGAACAACGGCGCCTCTTATGGATGCACCTGCACGACAGATACGATAGGCACCAACTGCGAAACAC TTGTCATACGACCGACGTCGGCTCCTCAGCTCGGAACAATAGAAGAAAACTGGGTCATTATCTTCGCCATTCTCGGAGTTCTGGCGttcatcctcctcatcatcctcCTGCTCGCCTGCTGCTACTTCTGTCGGCGGGAAGACGAGTACAAGTCATAA